GTGGCCAATCCTTCCTCGGCGAGCCGAGCCGCCATCGCTGCCTGCAGGTCTTCGAGCGAACGCATGTGACGAACCAATCTGTGTACGACGAGAAATCCGGACCGCGATCAGCGTCCGCTACCGGCGAGCGCCGAATCCGCTTGCGGCACTTCGACCTCGGCGAGCTCGAGCAGGATTCGCGAGACCCGCGCGAGCCGACCGGGTGTGGTTTCGGCGGCGAGCAGCCCCGCGCTGATGCGCCGCACCGTGCGGCCGCCGAAAACCTCGGTGACACCGAACTTCTCGACCGCCAGCAGGCCGCGCACCGTGGCGGTGAGGGTGGTGGCCAGAATCGAGTTGCCGCCGATTTCGAAGAAGTCGGTCTCCACTCCCACGCTCTCGACACCGAGAATCTGTGCCGCGATATACGCCACCGCCGCCTCGACCTCGTTCGCGGGGGCGACGAATTCCGATGCCGCCGTCGGCGATCCGCTGTCGAGACCGCGCTTGATCGCCGCCCGGTCGAATTTGCCGTTGGGGGTGAGCGGAATGGTGTCGAGAACGTCGATGAGCTCCGGAATCATGTGCGCGGGAAGGAGGTCGCGCAGTCGCTCGCGCAGCTCGCCGCCGGTGGTTCCCGGTGCGCTGACCGCGGCGGCCAGCCGGCCGGAGTCCGTGACCAGCGCCACGGCCTGCCGCACCTCCGGCAGCGTGGTCAGCGCGGATTCGACCTCACCGAGTTCCACCCGGTAACCGCGGATCTTGACCTGGTGGTCGGCGCGGCCGAGGAAGTCCACGGTGCCATCGGGCAGGTAGCGGGCGAGATCGCCGGTGCGGTACCAGCGCACCCCGTCCGCCTCCGTGAAACGCTGCGCGGTGCGCTCGGGATCGCCGCGGTAGCCGTCGGCGATACTCGTTCCGCCGAGCCACAATTCGCCGGCCACCCAGTCCGGGCAGTCCTCCCCGCGCTCGTTGACCACCCGCATCCGCACGTTGGCCAGCGGGGTGCCGTAGGGCACGCTCGACCGGTCGGCGGGGAAATCGTCGGTGACCTCGCAGACCGTGGAGTGGATCGCCGCCTCGGTGGCGCCGCCGAGACCGGCGAAGCGCAGGCCGGGAACGAGGGCACGCAGGCGGTGCCCCAGATCGGTCCCGACCCGATCACCACCGGTGATCACCAGCCGCAGCGAGCGCAACTGCGCGGCGGCGCTACCCATGACGGCGGGAGCGGCTCCCCCCGTGGTCGCGCGAGCCGCCGCCTCCGGTAGCGTCGCTCCGGCCACGGTGTCGAGCAGCATGCCGATCAGGCCGGGCGCGCAGTTGAGCACGGAGACACCGTGTTCGGCGATCAGCCGTGCCCAGCCCTGGGCGTCGCGCTCGATGCCGGCGTCCACGCAGACCAGGGCGCCACCGACGGCGAGCGGGGCGAAGATGTCGTACACCGATAGATCGAACTCCAGCGACGACAGGCCGAGCAGGCGATCGTCGGCGCCGAGCCCGAAGTGCGCGGCGAGCGCGTCGATGGTGTTGGCGGCAGCGCGGTGGCTGACCTCGACTCCCTTCGGTTCGCCGGTGGATCCGGACGTGAACAGCACGTAGGCGATGCTGTCGGGCGATGCGGAGTGCGCGTGCTCGAGTTTCGGCCCGGTGAGCGCGGTCGTCAGGTCGATCGCCGTGACCTCGCCGGGCAACTCGGCCGGGGAGTCGACGAGGGCGACCCGTGCGCCGGCGCGGGCCAGAATGCGATCCCGGCGCGCGGCGGGCTGCCCGGTGCCGATCGGCACATAGCTGGCACCGGCGGCCAGCACCCCCAGGACGGCGGGAATCTGCCGGTGGCCCTTGCCGATCACGACCGCGACGGTATCGCCGGGACGCACACCCGCATCGGTGAGCGCGTGGCCCACGGCCAGTGCCTGATCGGACAGCTCGCCGTAGCCACTCGCACCGCCGTCGGACCACAGCAGCGCGGGCCGCCGCGGATCCTGTTGCGCGTGTGCGAAGAACGCGTCGTGCAGGGTGCGCTGCCCCAGATCCACCGCGGTGTCGTTGACCTTCGCCCGCACCGCGGCCTGTTCGGCCGGTAGCGCGATGGACAGCGGAGCGTTCCAGTCCGCGCCGGGTTCGACCAGGGCCAGCAGCAGCCGGCGGAATTCGGCGAACATCGCCTCCACCACGCCCTCGGGCATGGCGTCGCGACGCACATCCCAGTTCACCAGCAGGCCCCCGGCCAGCTCGGCCACCTGGGCGTCCAGATCCACCTGCGGGCCCTGCGAGAGCACCCACACCGGCGCACCGAACAGGCGAGTCACAGTGTCGGCGAACAACTCACCGAGGTTCAGGCCGGAGGTGAAGACCACCGACGGGGTCACCGGCGCACCGCGCGACCGGCCCAGATCGCGCAGCACGTCCAGGCCCTCGTAGGTGGAATGGACCGCGCACGTGTGCAATTCGCGCTGTAGCCGCTTGGCACGCGCGACCGCCGACTCCGGGGTGCGGGCGTCGACGTCCACGAGGACCGAATTGGTGAAATCGCCCACCACACGGTCGATATCGTCGTGGAAGGGCTCCCGATCGAACAGCGGCACGTTCAGCAGGAAGCGCTGGTGCGCCGACCAGCGCGCGATCGCCTCGGAGAAGACGGTGGCCAGGGTGACCGCGGGGGTGACGCCGTGGCTGTGCGCGACCTTGTTCAGCTGCGCCTTGGCCTCGGGTGGGAACCAGTGGTGCAGGCGGATACTGCGGGCCGGATCGCCGCGCTCGTCCTCGGGGACGACGGGCAGGGCGGGGATATCGGGCAAATCGGCGAGCCGTTCGCGCCACCAGGCCCGTGCGGCCGAATTGTCCGGCGCGGTGCGCTGTTTGGTGTCGAGATAGTCGCGGAAGGTGTAGCCGATCGCATCCGCCGGTTCGGCATCGGTCTCGTAGCACGTGGCCAGATCGTCCAGGATGCGACGGTAGCTCTGCGCGTCGCCGGCGAGCATATCGACGTCGACGTGGACGCGATGGGCATTGCCGGGCAGCAGAGTGAGAGTGATGTCGATGACCTCACCGGCCTCGACGTCCATCCGCTGATGGCTCTTCTCGTGACGCAGCCGTTCCAGTTCGGCGGCCGGGTCGGCGGCAGCTGTCAGATCCACCGCGCGGAATACCGGGCGTTGCGGTTCGGGCAGCACCCGCTGAGTGCCGTTGTCGGTGAACTGCACCCGCAGCTGCGGATGCCGCCGCACGACCCGGTCCACCGCACGCCGCATCCGATCGGCGTCGAGGCCGTGCCCGTCGAATTCCACGTACAGATGGGCGGCCACACCGCCGAGCCGCTGATCCTGGCGACGGCCCACCCAGTAGGCGTGCTGCATGGTGGCCAGGGGGAATTCCTCACCCTCGGCGGTCTCCGACACGGGTGCCGCGGGCTCGGATTCCCCGGCCGGTGCGGATTCGGCGCCGAGCAGCTGCGCCCAGGCGCCCACGGTCGGCTGCAGCGCCAGCTCGGAGCTGCGCACCTCGTGGCCCTGCTTGCGCCAGCGCCCGGCCAGCCGCATCAGCAACATCGAGTGCATGCCGAGTCCGACCAGATCGTCGTCGTATCCGATCGATTCGGGTTGTATCCCCAGCTCCGCCGCCACGATGTCACGTACATCCGCTTTGCCGAGCATCAGACAAAACTCCTCACCGGCCGGGAAACAGGCCTCACCTCACACTTAGAAGGCTAGGCTTGCCTAACCCGCATGCATAGTAACCCAGACAGCCCCTGCTGCTGTAGGTATGTGGTTTGGCTAACCTAACCCGGATACTCTAGCCCTATGGGCAAAGGCTTCAACGGCATCGTTCTCAAGGCATTCGGCGCCGACGATTACCGGTTCACGGTGACGGCTACCGAACGGGTCAGCGACAAATACCTGCGTATCGGGTTCACCGGCGGCGGCCTGCTGGCCGCGCATCCGGTACACCCCACCCAGTGGGTGCGGATCTGGTTCGCCGAGGACAACGGCAATCTCGTCCAGCGCGGCTACACCCTGGTCGATCCGAACCCCGAGGCCGACACCTTCGATATCGAATTCGCCCTGCACGGCGGGCCCGCGTCGCGCTGGGCCGAGCAGGCCACTGTCGGCGATGTCCTCGACGCCACGGTGATGGGTTCGAAATTCGCTGTCCCCGATCCGGTTCCCTCGGAATTCCTGATCTTCGGCGACAGCGCGTCCCTGCCCGCCATCAACTCTCTGCTGGACGCCATCGACGAAACCCCCGCGCGGGTGTGGCTGGAATGGCAGGACGAATCCGAACAGTCCCTGCCCGTACGCACCGGCCCCGAAACCGAGGTGACCTGGGTGCAGCGCGTCAACTACGGACAACTGCTGCGCCAGGCCGCCGAATCGGTGACCTGCTCCCCCGACGCCTTCGGCTGGGCGGCCTGCGATGCCGCCACCACCCGCGCGATCACCAAATCGCTGAAATCCAAACTGCCCAAGGGAAATGTGGCCGCGCGCGGTTACTGGCGCTGAGCAGGGGCACACCCGTCGTGCGCCGCCGAAGCGATTCGCGGACGCCGGGGCCCGGGAGGAACGGTTCGCGTGGCCCCAGCCCTGCCGTCGCACCGGACCGGTACCGGGCCCGGGGAACATTTGTCCAATCTCCGGGGCGACCGATCGGTCGATAGTGGTGTTCACCTCGGGTGCGGTCGGCGAACCGCCACGCTCCCCGAGTTGTCACCCCGATCGACGACGAGAGGACATGTCGTGACCGGCACCCTCGGCCCCGCGAAGCCACAGTCCGCCCGAACCCCGGCACACCCTGCCGGAGAGCACTCGGCGGCGAGGAGACTGCTGCTGACGTGCGGTGTCATCGCTCCGCTGCTCAACATTGTTGTCATTCACGCCCTTGGGGCCATACGCCCTGACTACAACGCCTGGGTGGTCCCCGACAGCAACCTCGAACTGGGGCCCGGCGGATGGATGCAGATAACCAACTACGTCGTCACCGGATCGCTCCTGCTCGCCTTCGCCGTCGGGATGAGGCGGCTTCCGCGTACCGGACGCGGTGCCACCTGGGGCCCCCTCCTGCTGGGCAGCTATGGCCTCACCTTCGTCGCCATCGGGCCTGTCCTTCCCGACCCGTCGCTGGGTTACCCGCCGGGAGCGTCGGAAGCGCTGACCGTTCACGGCGCCGTTCACAGTCTTCTCGGTCTGGTTCAGTTCATGTCGCTGACCGCGGCTTGCTTCGTCCTGGCCCGGCGCGATGACGCGCTCGAAAGTCGCGGCTGGTACCGGTATTCGGTTGCCACCGGCCTGCTGGTCCCCACCTCCTACGTCGCCTTCGCCCTCACCGCCCGATCGGTGGACGGGGGGCCGGCGGGGCTCATCGAGCGGATCGGAATCATTGCCTGCGGCATGTGGATTGCGCTGTTGGCAATCCGCCTGCTGAGAAGAGCGGGCTCACGCGTGTCTGTCGAATAGCCGAGGGCCGGTCCGCGCGGACGCCAACGGCTCGAGATGGCCTCGGGCCGTTGATCTTCGGCAGGGTACATCCGGCTGCCGATGTCGATCAGGCGTCGACCAGGTGCCAGCCCGTGGCGCGCGACCGCTCGGACCAGAAGTGGGCGTAGCGCCCACCCAGATCGAGGAGTTCCACATGCGTGCCGCGTTCGAGGATCTGCCCGCCTTCGACGAACAGAATCTGATCGGCGTGGGCGATGGTGGACAGGCGATGCGCCACCACCACGACGGTCTTGTCACGGGTCAGTTCGTGGATGCCGCGGACCACGGCGGCCTCACTGTGTGGATCCAGGGCGCTGGTGGCCTCGTCGAGCAGGATGATCGGAGCGTCCTTCAGCAGGGCGCGGGCGATCGAGACTCGTTGTCGCTCACCGCCGGACAGGGCGGCGCCACCTTCGCCGACGGCGGCGTCCCAGCCGTCGGGCAGTTGTTCCACGATCTCGTCCACCCGGGCGATGTCGGCGGCCCGGCGTACCTGCTCGTCGGTGGCGTCCGGGTTGCCGATGCGGATGTTGTCGAAGATGGTCTCGTTGAACAGGTAGACGTCCTGGAAGACCGGTGACACCTGGCGCAGCAGGGTTTCCGACGGCTGCCGCCGCACATCGTGGCCGCCGACGGTGATGGCGCCGGCGCCGACGTCGTAGAAGCGGGAGGCCAGCTTCAGCAACGTGGTCTTGCCGCCACCGGAGGGGCCGACGATCGCCGTCGTGGTGCCGGCGGGCACGGTGAACGAGACTCCGTCGATGACCTTCTCGCCCTCGCGGTAGCCGAATTCGACCTTGTCGAACACGATCTCGGGTGCACCGGGGGTCACCGGTTCGGCGGCCTCGGCCAGATCGTGCTCGGCCAGGAAATCGGTGATGCGGTCGGCCGCATCACCGGCGCTGCGGATGGCGGTGCTCAGCTGCGCGGCACGGTTGATCGGCTCGATGAACCGGGCCGTCACCGCGATCAGCGCGATGGTGGCGGGAATGGACAGCTCACCGCCGGTCCCCCGGGCCACGATCACTGCCACCACGACCAGGAACACGACCTGCACACAGAGCGCGAACACCATCAGGCCGGGGACGCTGGCGGCGATCATCCGACGCGCGGCGCCACGTTGGTCTCGCAGCGCCCGGTCGAGGGCGCGGTTACCGGCACCGACCGCACCGAAGGCCCGCAGTACCGGCTGCGCCTGCGCGAATTCCACGACTCGCGAATTCGCTTCGGCCGCAGTGGCATCGAGCTGCCGATCGGCGCGGGTGTAGCTGTTGTTGGCCCAGCGGCTGACCAGCAGCAGAATCGGCAGGCTCACCAGCATGACCAACGCGATCCGCCAGTCGATGAACAGGACGCCGATCGCGACGCCGACGGGAACGACAACCGCGGTCACCACCGGCGCGAGCAGATAGTTGACGACCCCCATGATCTCGCGCACACCGCCGACGACCATGCGCGAGATGGATCCGGAATTGGCGGTGGCGAACCAGCCCAGCGGCAAGGTGCTCAGATGGTCACCGAGGCTGGTCTGCACCCCGCGCATCATGCCGACGCCGATCCGCAGGCCCACCAGCAACTGCTGATAGGAGCACAGCGAGGCCACGATCACCGCGACCGCCAGCGATACGGTCCACTGCCACGCCCGCCCGAAATCGCCGTCGAACAGCGCCTGCAGGACGGGAATCAGCAGCAGGTACGACGCGATCTGACCCAACGCCCCGGCGCCGATCAGCGCCAGATAGCGCGGCACGTAGCGGCGCAGGTCCGGCGGGATGAGCGCGAAGATCTTCCTGATCACCGGAGTTCCCCTTCCACGTCGCGGACCGCCACCGGGGATTGCCCGAGCACCCCGATCGACGCCTCGTTCTGTTCCCACAACCGCTGATAGAGACCACCGGCCACCGACAGCGTCGCGTGCTCGCCGGACTCGGCGACGGCGCCGTTGTCCAGCACCAGAATGCGGTTCACACCGGTGATGGTGTGCAGGCGATGCGCGATCACCACTACCGTGCGCCCCGCGACCAGCACCGCGAGCGCATCCTGCACCGCGGCCTCCGATTCCGGATCGGCGAAGGCGGTCGCCTCGTCGAGTACCAGGATGGGGGTGTCGGCCAGCAGGGTGCGCGCGATCGACAACCGTTGCGCCTCACCGCCGGACAGCACCGCGTCGACACCGATCTCGGAGTCGTATCCGCGTGGCAGTTCCAGGATCCGATCGTGGATCTGCGCGGCGCGGGCGGCGCGTTCGATGGTCTCGGCATCGGCCTCCGGCCGGGCCAGGGCGATGTTCTCGCGGATCGTGCCGCGAATCATCCGCACATCCTGCAGGACGAATCCCACGGTGCGGTAGAGCTCCTCGGTCGAGAAGTCCCGGACATCCCTGTCACCGATGGTGATGCGGCCGTCGGTGACGTCGTAGAACCGGGGCAGCAGCCGGGCCAGCGTGGACTTTCCGGAACCGCTCGGACCCACCAGCGCGGTGATCGTGCCGGGCGCGAGTTCGAAGTCGAGTTCCCGCAGCACCGTTCGATCGGCGCGGTAGCCGAAGCTGACGTTCTCGAATCGCACCACCGGCCCGACCGGAGCCTCGGTCGCCGTCGCCGTCGCCGGCGCCGTCGCCGGGCCGCCGCCGGCGCGGGTCGCCAGTTCCGGGGTCTGCTGCAATTCGTGCAGTCGCAATGCGGCGGCGCCACCCTCACGCAGTGCCTGACCACCGAATCCGATGCCGAGCAGCGCACTGCCCAAACCGATTCCGAGCAGGAGGAACGGCAGGATGTCGACCGGATCCATCCAGCCGAGATCGGCGAAGCCGAGTCCGGCGACCACCACGACCAGCATCAGCAGGACCGGGGTCAGCAGCAGCTCGGAGGCCGACTGCAACCTGGTCATCGGCGTCTTCCACGCCAGCAGGCTGTCTGCGGTGTTGTCGACCGCGCGCTGGTAGGTGCTGTGCGCCTTGCGGGCCCGGCCGAACGCCCGCACCACCTGAATTCCGTCGACGAATTCGATGATGGACTGCTCGATGGTGCGCTCGTGGTTGTTGAAGACGGCGAACCGCGCCTGATGGTCCTTGCCCATCATGGCCGCCAGGCCACGGGTGTAGAGCACCAACGGCACCAGCAAGATCAGGGTCAGTCGCCAGTCGACGGTGAAAAGGTAGATCAGCGCGACCAATTGGACGGTCACCGCACCCACGAATTCCAGCCGCGCATGCGCCACCAGATAGTGCAGTGCCTCCACATCGTCCTGCAGGAACTTCTTGACCTCGCCGGAACTGCGGTCGGTGAACCAGCCCAGCGGCACCCGGGTCAATTTGGCGGCCAGCAGCTGTCGCAGGCCGAGCTGGAAGGAGGCGTCGACCGCGTGTGTCCACACCAGCGCCACCACCTGCAGCAGTCCGCGCAGCACCAGCACGAGGACCGCCGCGATCACCAGCCACCACACCCGGCCGGTATCGATCGGCGTGGACAACAGTGCGCGGCAGGCCTCGACGATGAGGACGAACGGGACCACCGAGCAGATCGACGACAGCACGATCACGAGACTCGCTCCGGTCAGCGTGCCGTTGACCGGTCGCAGGACCTGTTTGCGCGCGAGGCCGTCGGCACGCTTCTGCTGTTTGCGCGCCACCCGATCCGGCTGTAGCGGTTCGGCCTGGTCCGCGGCGCGCTGCCGCGACTCGACCGGCTCGGCGGTATCGACCGTCATCGGCTCGTCCCTCCCATGGTTGGCCCTCCCATATCAGTCACCCTGCTCATACCCGGCCCGCGAATTCGGGCGCCGCGAACTCGCTCAGCACGGCCCGCCAGCGCTCGGCGCGCTCATCGGCTCCGGCCTCGTCGAGCACCGCGGAGTTCATATCGAACACCGCCACGAGTGACGGTCCGGAATCCCGGGCCACCACAGCGGTATTCACATCGATGGTGAACCGGAGCGGCAGATCGGGATGGACGGCGATACCGAATTCGGCGCTGAGATCCGACAGCGGCACCGGCGACCAGGGGCCACTGCCGAACCGCAGGACGTCGAACCGGCCCAAATGATTGAGCCGGATCTGCCCGCGAGCGGCGAATGTGCGCTCCGCCAGCAGTCCGGGTCCCGACTCCGGCGTCCAAGCCGCGAGCTCGGCCGCCGGTACCAGCACCGTCTCCTCGACGGTGAACCAGCCCACCCGGCGGGTGTCGTCATCGGGTGCGCGGCCGTGGGATTCGCGGGTCACCGCGATCCGGCCGGACTCGTCACCGGTATCGGAGACCAGTCGCGCGCAGGCCGTCAACAGCAGTTCTTCCAGTGCCGCACCGGTTTCCGAACACCGCCGCAGCAGTGCCTCGGTGATCTCGGGGCCCAGATCCACCGTGCGGTGGATCGCCCGGCCCGCCCGGTCGCGACGCGGATCGGTGAATCGGCCCGACAGCGGCGCACCCAGGGTCGGCGGAACAGGAGCGGCCGGTGTCGTCACCGGCTCGCCCGGAATCTCGTTCAGCGGCAGCTGTCCCTGCCCCATCCGCCGCAGATCGTCGACCAGAATCAGCCAGGACACCACATCCACCGCGAGGTGGTGAATCGACAGCACCAGGCGTGGCCGCGGTCCCGCGAGCAGGGTGGCGGCAACCATCCGGCCCGTGTCCGGGTCCAGACGGCGCACGGTGTCGGCCAGCTGCTGTGTCGCACCGGCACTGTCGTCGTGCTCGTCGACCACCACGAGCAGTTCGGCCACGCTGGAGGTCTCACCGGTGATCAGCACCGGACCGCCCTCGGCATTCGCCGCCACGCGTGAACGCAAGCTCGGATGTGCGGTGGCCAGCGCCTCCAGCCGTTCGATCACCGCGGCCGCGGTGGTGTCGGCGTCGAGCGAAATGACCTGTGACTGAGCGAGATAGCGGTAGTCGCCGTACGAGATGATCTCGTGTGCGAGCGGAGTCAGCGGCAGCACGGTCCCGGCCGCGGTCACCTCGGCGACGGTTTCCGCCTCGTCCGCCGGCTGGTCCAGCCGCCGGGCCAGATCACGAAGATCGGCCGACGCCAGCACCTCTCGCGCGGAGACGTGATAACCGCTACCGCGCAACCGGGACACCAGATCGATGACGCCGATACTGTCGATTCCCAGATCGACCAGGCTGTCGAGGATGCCCACCCGGGGATCCGGGCCCGCCTCACCGCCGGTGCTCATCGCCGCGATCAGCGCGAGCAGACTGCGTTCGGTATCGGTCCGTGGTCGCGCCGCGTCGCCGGTGACCGCCGGCCGGGCCAGCAGTGCCGTGGCCGCGTGCACATCGAGTTTGTCGTTGCGGTTCAACGGAATCTCGTCGACTCCGACGATCCGCGTGGGTACCAGGAATTGCGGCAGCCGCCGCGCGAGTTCCGATCGGATGCCCGCGATCGGCCGATCGCCGACGACCAGCGCACCGAGCCGGATGCGTCCGTTATCGGTGAAGGCCAGCGCCGCCGCATGTCGTACTCCGTCGAGTTCGCGCAGTACGACGCTCACCTCGTCGGGTTCGACCCGGTAGCCGTTGATCTTCACCTGGGTGTCGACGCGGCCTTCGTAGGACACCGTGCCGTCTGCCGCGCGACGCACCAGATCGCCGGTGCGATAACGCCTTTCCCCCGCGGCACCGGCGACGAAGGCCGCCGCGGTCGTGCCGGGGCGCGCCAGATACCCGAGTGCGAGTTGCGGGCCGGACAGATACAACTCCCCCTGTCCACCCGGCGGCACCGGCCGCAGCCGATGGTCCAGGACGTGGGCGAGCATCGCGTCGAACGGCCGCCCGATGGTCGGAGCGGCATGATCGTGCACATCGGCCATCAAGGCCTCGACCGTGGTCTCGGTGGGACCGTAGAAGTTGATCACCCGCGTCGTAGGCAGCCCCCGCAGACGCCGCCAGGTATCCGGGCTGATCGCCTCGCCGCCGAGCGCCAGAATCGCGAGCGGACAGGATTCCACGCCGTCGCGGGTGCGGAACAGCCCCGCGGCGATCAGGCGATTGAGCATCGACGGGGAGGTGTCGAAGATATCGATGCCGAATTCGTCGATGGCACCGACGATCCGCTCGGCATCGGTGCGCACCTCGTCGCCGAGCAGCACGACGGTATGCCCGCTGAGCAGAGCGACCGTCGGCTGCCAGGCCGCGTCGAAACCGGTCGACCACCCGTGCCCGATCCGCAGCGCGCGACCGATCGCGGCCGAGGTGGGGGCGAAGATCCGGCGTTCGTGATTGGACCAGTGGTCGAGCAGCGCGCGATGCGGAATCGCGACGCCCTTCGGGCGGCCGGTGGTTCCGGAGGTGAACACGACGTAGAAGGGGGCATCGGGAAGGCCGCGGGGGCGCTGGTTCGCGAGCGGATCGGCACCGCCGCCCACGCCGTTGCCATCGACATCGGCACCGCCGCCCACGCCGTTGCCATCGACATCGGCATCGCCATCGCCATCGGCATCGGCATCGACATCGACATCGGCATCGGCATCGGTGAACCGGAGGCGACCGGTGTCGTCGGGTACGCCGTGACGGCAGCGCACTCCCTGCTCCCGCACCTGCGCGAGCACGTCGGCGCGATCGGCATCGGCCAGCACCACACGGGCGCCGCTGGTGGCGAGCAGATAGGCCACCCGGTCGGCGGGGGTGGCCGGGTCGACGTGCACGCAGGTCGCACCGGCCGCCCCGACCGCGAAGGGCGCGTGCAGCACCCGGCGATCGCGCGGGAGCATGACGGCGACGGCATCGCCCGCGCGCACGCCACAGGATCGGATTTCCGCGGCCAGAGTGCCTACCGCGGCGCCGAATTCGGCATAGGTATGGGTACCGCGCGCATCGACGACCGCGATGTTCTCCCGTGCCGCGTCGACCGCCGAGAACAATGCCTCCGGAACCGTCCGGAATCCGCGGTCCGCAGCATCGTGAGTACTCGCGCTCGTGTCCGCGGGGGGCGCTGTCGTCGTGGTGGCCGTCAGCACGGCGGGTTCGTCCGGGAGCAGCACATCGACCGCACCGCAGGTCTCGGCGGCGATGATCCGCGAGGCGACCGCGAGCACCCGGCGCGCCATCCGATCCGGATCGAAGGTGGTCAGCACATCGGGGCGGGTCTCGACCCGGCAGATCAGCTCGCCGTTCTCCAGCACCGGCACGATCGCGAGCGGATAGTGGCTCGGGGAGTCGACGCGGCGCGGGGTCAGCGTCGCGCCGCCACCCATCGGCATCGCGGCGGTCACCGAACCGGTGGGCGAGTTCTCGAACACCAGCAGGGTGTCGAACAGCTGCCCCCCACCGGCCTGGCGGGTGATTTCGGCGATGCCGAGATATTCGTGCGCTCGCGTCCGGGCGACCGTGCGCTGCAACAGCGCACCCACCTCGGCGGGTGCGCGATCGTCCATGCGCACCCGGACCGGAATGGTGGTGACCAGAGCGCCGACCAGACGTTCGGCATTCGGCAGTGAGGCGTCGCGGCCGGAGGTGGTCTGGCCGAACACCACGTCGTC
The genomic region above belongs to Nocardia spumae and contains:
- a CDS encoding AMP-binding protein — its product is MSTRILDVIALSPLQRGLYTVSSLSEGVDPYLVTFAVRVEGLTDLAALRRAFDGVLERYPHLGAAVLAEDVPHPVLVVTSDGRIGWREVDLRESGDPDAAARDLYWAEARRRIDLDRGPLFRVVAARVADDDYELVCTAHHIVVDGWSIPLLFSDLIALHSGAGAALPPAPPLREHAAWLATRDTQASARAWAEALDGLVPMPMIGPPAPVDIDLPNIGEARLDRAATEALTSWARGHGLTLNTVLQLAWGRILSGLTGRDDVVFGQTTSGRDASLPNAERLVGALVTTIPVRVRMDDRAPAEVGALLQRTVARTRAHEYLGIAEITRQAGGGQLFDTLLVFENSPTGSVTAAMPMGGGATLTPRRVDSPSHYPLAIVPVLENGELICRVETRPDVLTTFDPDRMARRVLAVASRIIAAETCGAVDVLLPDEPAVLTATTTTAPPADTSASTHDAADRGFRTVPEALFSAVDAARENIAVVDARGTHTYAEFGAAVGTLAAEIRSCGVRAGDAVAVMLPRDRRVLHAPFAVGAAGATCVHVDPATPADRVAYLLATSGARVVLADADRADVLAQVREQGVRCRHGVPDDTGRLRFTDADADVDVDADADGDGDADVDGNGVGGGADVDGNGVGGGADPLANQRPRGLPDAPFYVVFTSGTTGRPKGVAIPHRALLDHWSNHERRIFAPTSAAIGRALRIGHGWSTGFDAAWQPTVALLSGHTVVLLGDEVRTDAERIVGAIDEFGIDIFDTSPSMLNRLIAAGLFRTRDGVESCPLAILALGGEAISPDTWRRLRGLPTTRVINFYGPTETTVEALMADVHDHAAPTIGRPFDAMLAHVLDHRLRPVPPGGQGELYLSGPQLALGYLARPGTTAAAFVAGAAGERRYRTGDLVRRAADGTVSYEGRVDTQVKINGYRVEPDEVSVVLRELDGVRHAAALAFTDNGRIRLGALVVGDRPIAGIRSELARRLPQFLVPTRIVGVDEIPLNRNDKLDVHAATALLARPAVTGDAARPRTDTERSLLALIAAMSTGGEAGPDPRVGILDSLVDLGIDSIGVIDLVSRLRGSGYHVSAREVLASADLRDLARRLDQPADEAETVAEVTAAGTVLPLTPLAHEIISYGDYRYLAQSQVISLDADTTAAAVIERLEALATAHPSLRSRVAANAEGGPVLITGETSSVAELLVVVDEHDDSAGATQQLADTVRRLDPDTGRMVAATLLAGPRPRLVLSIHHLAVDVVSWLILVDDLRRMGQGQLPLNEIPGEPVTTPAAPVPPTLGAPLSGRFTDPRRDRAGRAIHRTVDLGPEITEALLRRCSETGAALEELLLTACARLVSDTGDESGRIAVTRESHGRAPDDDTRRVGWFTVEETVLVPAAELAAWTPESGPGLLAERTFAARGQIRLNHLGRFDVLRFGSGPWSPVPLSDLSAEFGIAVHPDLPLRFTIDVNTAVVARDSGPSLVAVFDMNSAVLDEAGADERAERWRAVLSEFAAPEFAGRV